The Arvicanthis niloticus isolate mArvNil1 chromosome 2, mArvNil1.pat.X, whole genome shotgun sequence genome includes a window with the following:
- the LOC143441415 gene encoding uncharacterized protein LOC143441415, which produces MVAAAAPSSARRRGLLRAPWAGAAVGSPWPWGSGLMGRASGQAARPPPAPLFRRPEGLARAHDQREGRPGRADPLELTGPGRSGFGWNSGAGAGYTGQSRRDGACHSQWPRLLPRRLRRRNPRERGCGKEAASFVGHVLPGHRSVLSVLL; this is translated from the coding sequence ATGGTGGCGGCCGCCGCCCCCTCCTCGGCCAGGCGCCGCGGCCTCCTGCGGGCCCCATGGGCCGGGGCTGCGGTGGGGTCGCCATGGCCGTGGGGGTCCGGCCTGATGGGGCGGGCGTCGGGACAGGCGGCACGGCCCCCGCCCGCTCCTTTGTTTCGGCGGCCTGAGGGCCTGGCCCGGGCTCACGACCAGCGGGAGGGAAGGCCGGGCCGCGCCGACCCGCTGGAGCTCACGGGGCCAGGACGCTCGGGTTTCGGCTGGAACAGCGGGGCCGGGGCAGGGTACACGGGCCAGTCTCGAAGGGACGGAGCCTGCCATTCTCAGTGGCCGAGACTTTTGCCCCGGAGACTTCGCCGCCGGAACCCACGAGAGCGCGGGTGCGGAAAAGAAGCCGCGAGTTTCGTCGGTCATGTCCTGCCTGGGCACAGATCTGTGTTGAGTGTGCTGTTGTGA